Below is a genomic region from bacterium.
TCGTACGGGAATGCGCCGTTTATGAGAACGGGTTCCGATCCCCGGACGAGGATGACGCTATAGGGCGTACCGTTCGCGCCTGCCGCCTTTGCATTATCGGAGTCGGCCGCGACGCGGTCCTTGGCGGTGCCAGCCGAAAGGCAGGCGGTGACGGCGTCTCCGGAGACCCCTGCTTGCGTTGCAAGGCTCGGATACGTCGACGGGTCGGCGGGCTGGTTCGCGAACAGGAGATCGCTGAATTTCCAGTATGCTTCGTTCCCGCCGAGATTCGCGACGCATTCGGAAGCTTCCGCGGCACTTTGTGCGTTCGGATGCAGCTCGGTCAGGGGGAAATTGCGGAATATCCAGGCAACCTGCCCGTTTGCTCCATACTCGTTCACGATCCGGTGGAGGGTGTCGTTGAAAGATTTGCAGAACGGACAGTCGAAGTCGGAATATTCGACAATGATGACCGGCGCGGCGGGATTCCCGAGGATATGGTCGTCCGAGCCTGGCGGCCGCACCAAGGAAAGGTCACTTGTCGCTCCCGCAGTATCGGTGACGTTTTTCGAACTTACGTAATACACGGCGCTTGCGACAATGAGGCCGGAAACGATGAGTACGGCCGGGATGAGGATGTTTTGGGACATGGAAGAAGTATAAAGGGGAGAGAGGGAAGCGCAAGGCATTTTATCCCGTCCTTATTTTCCTTCGGTACAGTATCAGCATGAAGAAGGATTTTGACGGATGGAACGACCAGAAGAAGTCGATTGACGAGCGTGCCCACGCGCCGCTCTATCATGAAGGTGAAGTTCGGTGGTGCCGCCTAGGCACGAACATCGGATTCGAGCAGGATGGTACCGGAAACGGCCGAGCGCGTCCGGTGCTTATCCTCAAAGGATTCAGCAGGCAAGTGTGCCTAGTCGTTCCGCTTACCAGTTCGCAAAAGAAGAATCCATACCATGTTTCTGCTGGAAGGATAGGAGGGCGTGATGCCTTCGCGATTATTTCCCAAGTGCGGCTTATCGATACGAAACGATTGGATCAGCCTCTCGTCTATCTCGAGCACGCAGTATTTGAACGTATCAGAAAAGCCGTCAGAAACTTGTTCTGACGGCTTTCCCCGTTCTCCCCTTGCGGGGCAGGCCTAAGGCATTTGTCCAGAAAGTGTATTCCTTTCTGCCGCACTGTCAATACTTAAAAAGGCAGCGTGTGGGTAAGGGAAGGGGCTTCGGGAAGTTCTCCCCATTTCGACGTGTCGAGCTTGATATCGCGGATTTCGCGCAAATCCTTATACTTCAGCGTCTTGTTTTTGAGGGCATAGTCGTAGAGCTCGCGGGTAAGCCGCACGTCCTCGATGCAGTAGGCGCGAACCTTGTCATAGAGTCCCTCCCGCCACCACTCCATCGCCTTGAGTCCCTCTCCGGTTTTCCCGCGCCCAAGCGTCGCCTGCGCGAGATTGTCGAGGCGGATACGCCGCCCGAGCGCTCCGTACACCTCGGAAAGAAGATCGAGGCTCTTGATCTTCCCGAGGTCGCCCGGATAGTAGCGGTTGAGGAGCGGTATGTCGAACGAATCGGAGTTGAATCCGACGAGCATGTCCGTTCGCTCAAGGACGGACCACAGCGCCGGAAGTTCTTCCACGGTATATGACGTATACGCACCGGTGTCCGAATCGTGGATGCCGACGACGGTCAGCTGCTGCTCGGTCACATCAACCCGGCCGAGAACGGCCGAGTCCGAAATGCTTTCGATGTCGAACGTGACGACGCGCATGCTAGCGGTTTTTCGCTATCCAGAGGGCGACCGCCGCCGCGTCGACAAGCGTCGTGGTCTCGAATTGCGGCAGGTCCTTAAGCGCGGGCGCTTTGCCGCCCGCCTCGTCTTTGCCGTACGCGAGGAAGTAGCGGATGCCGCGCTTTTCGGCCTCCTTCGCCTGGTCGCCAAGCGCCTTGTCCCGAAGATTCGTGAACGCACGGACTCCTTTCATGCGCAATTCGTCGGCGAACGTCTCCGCGGCGCGCACGCCGTCTTTTTCCGTCCCGATATAGATCTCGGGAGACGAGGAGCGCCTCGGCAGGTATCCGTGCGTCTCAAGAAAGTCCGCAAAGCTCACGTCGCCGACCGCAAAGCCGACTGCGGGAAGCGGGTCGCCGCCAAATAGCGCTACCAGTTCGTCGTAGCGTCCGCCGCCAAATAGCGCGCGGGGGTTCGCAGGATCGGTATCGAAGACTTCGAATACGAGATCGGTGTAGTAATCGAAGCCGCGGACAAGCGCGGGATCGAACAGAGCGTTCCCGATACCCTCCTCGTGGAGCGCTTCGACGAACGCCAGAATGCGGTCTTTCTCCCGCCGTACCCCCTCGTTCGTCGCGGACTCGATCTCGTCGAGCGGATCTTTCTGTGAAAGCGCCCGCGCGGCAGCTTCCCACTCGGCAGGCGGCATCTTTTCCTTCTTGTCCAAAAGGCGCGTGTACGCGCGCATCGCTTCGGGATCAAGTCCTGCGGCCAGGGCCGCGCAGGACAGGAGCTTCCTCGAATTGATGCGGATTACGTACTCTTCGCGTTTCGCGCCGAACGCTTTCATGATCCGGCTCGCGACGGTAACGATTTCCCGGTCCGCTTCTCCCGCGGGGAGTCCCACCAGATCGACGTCGATCTGATAGAACTCGCGAAGACGGCCTTTCTGCGGCCGTTCATATCGGAAGCGGCTGCCGATCGAAAACCACCGAAGCGGGAACGCGAGCTCCCGGCGCTTCCCGGCGATCATGCGCGCGAGCGTCGGCGTCATCTCGGGGCGCAGCGTGACGCTTCTGCCCCCGCGGTCAGTGAATGTGTAGGTTTGCTCGTTGATAATCTCCTCGTTGCCCTTGCTGAGGTACAGCTCCGAGCGCTCCATCGGAGAGGCGTTGTATTCTTCGTATCCCCAGAGCTCAAGCACGTTCCGCGCCGTACTGAAAATGCCCGTGAGCTGCGCCCAGTCTTCGGGATAGAAATCGCGCACTCCTTTGTAAGGCTCGGTATCGAGCTTTCCGCGCTCCGTCATGCGCTGTAGTGTAGCAGATGCAGGGATGCCAGGGAACTAGGATTCTAGTTTCTGCCCTTCCCGCAAATGCAAATCGGCTATTTCGTGCATGATGAGATCCCGAAGTCCTTGCGGGTCCCGTATGCCGTGCATCAGAAACAGCTCGTCATGCCCCGCGGTCTCGACATGAATGGTGCCGAATCCGAAGAGGGTCGGGAGGATACCGTTCACGTTGGTCGTGACGTCCTGTATGTGCGCGAGCAGGAAGCTCGACACTTCGCGCCGGAAGAAGCCGAACTGATGGATGTCGACGACGCGCTCTGTCGTGATTACCCACACGTCGAGGAAATAGCGGGTGAAGACATTAAATGCGCCGATCCAGAGGAAAAACCACCACACGCCAAGGCCGAACCTCGCCCACGGCCCTTCAAAGCCCGCTGTCTGCGTGAGAAAGTGAGCTCCGGCAGGCTGTACCGACGCGATAAGGTTGATGGCCTCCGGGATAAGGAGCGGCGCGAGCGCGAGGAGCGCGTAGGGGATAAGCTCGATCGCGAATACGATCCAGTGCTTTCGTACCGAAAGAGTGATTCGTTCGCCCGGTTCGAGTTCGAATTCTTCCATATTTTAATGAAAGCCGCTGAGGGCGTATGCCGCTATCGACGCGGAGACGAATACGTGCGCCGCAAGGGCCGGAATGGCGACGGCTGAACTGTGGCCGTACCGGAGCCAGTGATATGCCGCCACGAGCGTATAGACGGCCCAGAGTCCGAAGAGAACGGCGACGATGACCGGCAGAAAATGTTCCAGGTCGACAGTGCCAAGATAGGAGGCGAGCGGGAACTGGACCGGGGGAAGCGTCTCTCCTTGCATCGCTAATAGTATGCCATGACAAGCCGGGGGCGGCCATAGTGGTCGTTGCGCAACCCGGCGCGCATAGCGCCGTTCTTCGTGAAAAGAGCGAGCGCTTCCGGGCCGCGCCCGCTATCGACTTCGCACCAAAGCTCGCCGCCAGGATTCATATGCGCCGGCGCGGTTTTAGCGATTTCGCGGATAAGAGACAGTCCGTCGCTTCCGGCAAACAGCGCCAGCCGCGGTTCCCACGCGGCTACGTCCGCGTCGAGCGCCCGGCCTTCGGGAATATAGGGCGGATTGGCTGCGATCACGTCAAAGGTCTCATCGCCAAACGGTTTGAAGAGATCCCCCGTCCTCACCCGGCAGCGCCGCTCGTCAAGCCCGTTCGAGCGCATGTTGTTCCCGATCTGCGCGGCGTGTTCCGGAACAAGTTCCCCGAAGGATACTTCCGCATCCGGTATGTGCTTAAGCACGG
It encodes:
- a CDS encoding thioredoxin domain-containing protein, which translates into the protein MSQNILIPAVLIVSGLIVASAVYYVSSKNVTDTAGATSDLSLVRPPGSDDHILGNPAAPVIIVEYSDFDCPFCKSFNDTLHRIVNEYGANGQVAWIFRNFPLTELHPNAQSAAEASECVANLGGNEAYWKFSDLLFANQPADPSTYPSLATQAGVSGDAVTACLSAGTAKDRVAADSDNAKAAGANGTPYSVILVRGSEPVLINGAFPYDTMKQKVEAALAAVK
- a CDS encoding type II toxin-antitoxin system PemK/MazF family toxin; translation: MKKDFDGWNDQKKSIDERAHAPLYHEGEVRWCRLGTNIGFEQDGTGNGRARPVLILKGFSRQVCLVVPLTSSQKKNPYHVSAGRIGGRDAFAIISQVRLIDTKRLDQPLVYLEHAVFERIRKAVRNLF
- a CDS encoding ribonuclease H-like domain-containing protein, with amino-acid sequence MRVVTFDIESISDSAVLGRVDVTEQQLTVVGIHDSDTGAYTSYTVEELPALWSVLERTDMLVGFNSDSFDIPLLNRYYPGDLGKIKSLDLLSEVYGALGRRIRLDNLAQATLGRGKTGEGLKAMEWWREGLYDKVRAYCIEDVRLTRELYDYALKNKTLKYKDLREIRDIKLDTSKWGELPEAPSLTHTLPF
- the hisS gene encoding histidine--tRNA ligase, which translates into the protein MTERGKLDTEPYKGVRDFYPEDWAQLTGIFSTARNVLELWGYEEYNASPMERSELYLSKGNEEIINEQTYTFTDRGGRSVTLRPEMTPTLARMIAGKRRELAFPLRWFSIGSRFRYERPQKGRLREFYQIDVDLVGLPAGEADREIVTVASRIMKAFGAKREEYVIRINSRKLLSCAALAAGLDPEAMRAYTRLLDKKEKMPPAEWEAAARALSQKDPLDEIESATNEGVRREKDRILAFVEALHEEGIGNALFDPALVRGFDYYTDLVFEVFDTDPANPRALFGGGRYDELVALFGGDPLPAVGFAVGDVSFADFLETHGYLPRRSSSPEIYIGTEKDGVRAAETFADELRMKGVRAFTNLRDKALGDQAKEAEKRGIRYFLAYGKDEAGGKAPALKDLPQFETTTLVDAAAVALWIAKNR
- a CDS encoding PH domain-containing protein: MEEFELEPGERITLSVRKHWIVFAIELIPYALLALAPLLIPEAINLIASVQPAGAHFLTQTAGFEGPWARFGLGVWWFFLWIGAFNVFTRYFLDVWVITTERVVDIHQFGFFRREVSSFLLAHIQDVTTNVNGILPTLFGFGTIHVETAGHDELFLMHGIRDPQGLRDLIMHEIADLHLREGQKLES
- a CDS encoding peptide chain release factor N(5)-glutamine methyltransferase gives rise to the protein MRPMTVLTKEERQLLDEKYAGRACEEFERDRARLASGEPLAYVIGWIPFLGLRIGLGSRPLIPRPETEWWTENMIAHLRSRFGTRNFRFLDMCAGSGAIGLAVLKHIPDAEVSFGELVPEHAAQIGNNMRSNGLDERRCRVRTGDLFKPFGDETFDVIAANPPYIPEGRALDADVAAWEPRLALFAGSDGLSLIREIAKTAPAHMNPGGELWCEVDSGRGPEALALFTKNGAMRAGLRNDHYGRPRLVMAYY